One window of the Ureibacillus sp. FSL W7-1570 genome contains the following:
- a CDS encoding ribonuclease HI family protein, translating into MLEVYIDGASSGNPGPSGIGLFIRGEGHSIQIGEFIGDSNNHIAEFIALIRGLEEAKKLGTSFVSIRSDSKIVVSSVEKQYVKNELFKPYLETALKLIEEFELFFIKWIPEQQNKAADMLARQAIRKGI; encoded by the coding sequence ATGTTAGAAGTCTACATCGATGGTGCCAGCAGCGGAAATCCCGGTCCGAGCGGAATCGGTTTGTTTATCAGAGGGGAAGGACATTCCATTCAAATCGGAGAGTTTATAGGCGATTCAAACAACCATATTGCGGAATTTATCGCCTTGATTCGCGGATTGGAAGAAGCGAAAAAACTGGGAACGTCTTTCGTCTCGATCCGTTCCGACTCGAAAATTGTGGTAAGTTCCGTTGAAAAGCAATATGTGAAAAACGAACTGTTCAAACCGTATTTGGAAACCGCATTGAAACTGATCGAAGAATTTGAGCTGTTTTTTATCAAATGGATTCCGGAACAACAAAATAAAGCGGCTGATATGCTGGCGCGCCAAGCAATCCGAAAAGGGATTTAA
- a CDS encoding RNA polymerase sigma factor, translating into MDEDVRYVRQILAGNKRAYIHIIDRYKNPLYATILRMTKNPQTAEDLLQEIFFKVYERLPKFDQKGSFKSWLYRIAINHCIDQLRKKQPQTEQIEEAVLHSNETPEVVLLQTEKSRELEKMVSILPDDERTILLLRYANELSYAEISETLGISLIDVRNKLYRAKKKLRKNVQEGGYSYGVSERG; encoded by the coding sequence ATGGATGAGGACGTTCGTTATGTACGCCAAATCTTGGCAGGGAATAAGAGGGCATATATCCACATCATTGACCGATATAAAAATCCTCTCTATGCCACGATTTTACGGATGACAAAAAATCCGCAAACGGCGGAAGATCTTTTGCAGGAAATATTTTTTAAAGTATATGAACGATTGCCCAAATTTGATCAAAAAGGTTCCTTTAAAAGTTGGCTGTATCGTATTGCCATCAATCACTGTATCGATCAGCTCCGAAAAAAACAACCACAGACGGAACAAATTGAAGAGGCGGTCCTACATAGCAACGAAACACCGGAAGTAGTTTTATTGCAAACCGAGAAAAGCAGGGAATTGGAGAAAATGGTTTCAATATTGCCGGATGATGAACGGACCATTCTGCTTTTGCGTTACGCCAACGAACTCAGTTACGCCGAAATCAGCGAAACATTGGGCATCTCCCTGATAGATGTCCGCAATAAGTTATACCGCGCAAAGAAAAAGTTGCGGAAAAATGTTCAAGAAGGAGGGTATTCGTATGGTGTGTCCGAAAGAGGATAA
- a CDS encoding DUF4179 domain-containing protein, translating into MVCPKEDKLLDYVEGILDEGEKAILERHLHSCPYCQQQLEFLNKENELLAQTLKFPTLPEDFAEKIVDQLEPYKSKKKRRLPWILGTAASALIAGGILLSVNPGFAKLVGGIFTSDSVDEGLRMAADTDIATPVNQSVTDAGITLEVEDLIADTTRIALSYRVTNNHGKTLNPFIDFGPESIKLLDEENKEIEDISISWALHDDDYGIFELSLADIEHFAKGMIRLDVDHLAGKDGHWQIDIPVDLSSAYGHQKVVELNESIEIEDVRINFNQVKYATSSTEIDYTLEYTEDAKKRLQQQLMAKEKQFGKEIIDPFFPYSPMIGFRIENSGGEVLGYENIYADENRGHPVSENVIGGRGFWDGNPRDLVSVNNIDSFVPKKNADDELFIVVDTLYRPTVSDFSITFKPEELPKTFEYNGYELTIDSIKEKTEISLEKSWLPVQRHKTVEIKMSGFAIQKAPELRLWAIVDKSGKVYAVNNTGNSVFDERDQHGRFKCAIELSTEEMEEIPDELTLHLIAEREVIPLQTEWRVPLSK; encoded by the coding sequence ATGGTGTGTCCGAAAGAGGATAAACTGCTCGATTACGTTGAAGGGATTCTTGATGAGGGTGAAAAAGCAATTCTGGAACGGCACCTTCATTCTTGTCCGTATTGCCAACAACAACTGGAATTTCTGAATAAAGAAAATGAATTGTTGGCACAAACGTTAAAGTTTCCAACGCTGCCCGAAGATTTCGCAGAAAAAATCGTGGACCAGTTGGAACCGTATAAATCGAAAAAGAAACGTCGTTTACCATGGATACTTGGTACGGCGGCAAGCGCACTCATTGCAGGGGGAATTTTGCTGTCAGTGAATCCCGGGTTTGCCAAACTTGTAGGGGGAATCTTTACGAGCGACAGTGTGGATGAAGGGTTGCGGATGGCTGCTGATACCGATATTGCCACACCGGTTAATCAATCTGTAACCGATGCAGGGATTACATTGGAAGTGGAAGATTTAATCGCGGATACTACAAGAATCGCCCTTTCATATCGTGTGACAAACAATCATGGGAAAACGTTGAATCCATTTATCGACTTTGGACCTGAATCCATAAAATTATTGGATGAAGAGAATAAAGAAATCGAAGACATTTCGATCAGCTGGGCGCTTCATGATGATGATTACGGGATATTCGAACTTTCATTAGCAGATATTGAACATTTTGCTAAGGGAATGATCCGGTTAGATGTCGATCATCTTGCAGGGAAAGATGGACATTGGCAAATCGATATTCCGGTCGATTTATCATCCGCATACGGACATCAAAAAGTGGTTGAACTGAATGAATCGATTGAAATTGAAGATGTAAGAATCAATTTCAATCAAGTGAAATATGCGACATCATCCACAGAAATTGATTATACATTGGAATACACGGAAGATGCTAAAAAACGATTACAGCAACAATTGATGGCAAAAGAAAAACAATTCGGCAAAGAAATCATCGATCCGTTCTTCCCGTACTCCCCAATGATTGGTTTCCGCATTGAAAATAGCGGAGGGGAAGTGCTCGGATATGAAAACATTTATGCGGATGAGAACCGGGGACACCCTGTTTCGGAAAATGTGATTGGCGGCAGAGGCTTTTGGGATGGAAATCCCCGTGATTTAGTATCGGTCAATAACATCGATTCGTTTGTGCCGAAAAAGAATGCCGATGACGAGTTATTTATTGTGGTAGACACACTTTATCGCCCGACCGTTTCTGATTTTTCCATCACTTTCAAACCGGAGGAATTGCCGAAAACTTTCGAGTATAATGGATATGAATTAACGATTGATTCCATTAAAGAAAAAACGGAAATTTCATTGGAAAAATCTTGGCTGCCAGTCCAAAGACATAAGACGGTTGAAATCAAAATGTCCGGTTTTGCCATACAAAAAGCGCCGGAATTGCGATTATGGGCGATTGTGGATAAAAGTGGAAAAGTATATGCCGTGAATAACACCGGCAATTCCGTATTCGATGAAAGAGATCAGCATGGCCGCTTCAAATGTGCAATTGAACTTTCAACTGAGGAGATGGAAGAGATTCCAGATGAATTGACGCTTCACCTCATCGCTGAAAGGGAAGTGATTCCGCTTCAAACGGAATGGCGGGTTCCATTATCTAAATAA
- a CDS encoding zinc-finger domain-containing protein gives MNKSAVIKDIDELIDTFCIDCPIKKELRQTRGKAGAHRFCIEQCSVGEQLKFLGNELLKMQEKD, from the coding sequence GTGAACAAGAGTGCAGTGATTAAAGATATAGATGAATTGATTGATACCTTTTGTATAGATTGTCCCATCAAAAAAGAATTGCGGCAGACCCGGGGAAAAGCGGGAGCCCACCGCTTTTGTATAGAACAATGCAGTGTGGGGGAGCAATTAAAATTTTTGGGAAACGAGTTATTGAAAATGCAAGAGAAAGATTAA